The following are encoded in a window of Ogataea parapolymorpha DL-1 chromosome VII, whole genome shotgun sequence genomic DNA:
- a CDS encoding putative secreted protein has product MFKVASRKSFTLKSSVRPWVIRNASSASNAPESAPEHAVDQESSGDVQRPKKTRKNYISTFPRVPSTNNIREKDLLLEQFFNGHLPLTKPIEHNHPATPSLSFSPNAYKKSKVQNSSILDNLKKYKDLKRKKLDDNYHPFYSAHKKSQSAGILTHSSLDTQEHNLEMLNLPTSYLQSLKPFKAPPSPGNEAYRDDIIYVRKLEIEERNLKQQEEINRRVQENFDLAKRGLKQLDKGDIGEFLDAIKRDIIDKKD; this is encoded by the coding sequence ATGTTCAAAGTTGCAAGCCGCAAATCTTTTACCCTCAAGTCATCCGTTCGTCCTTGGGTCATCCGGAATGCCTCCAGCGCCTCTAACGCGCCAGAGTCTGCGCCAGAGCATGCTGTGGACCAGGAGTCGTCCGGTGACGTGCAACGCCCCAAGAAAACTCGCAAAAACTACATTTCCACCTTCCCACGCGTGCCAAGCACTAACAACATCCGCGAGAAAGATCTGTTGctggagcagtttttcaacGGGCACCTTCCGCTTACGAAACCTATAGAGCACAACCATCCAGCCACGCCATCCTTGTCATTTTCCCCGAACGCATATAAGAAATCCAAGGTTCAGAACTCATCGATCCTGGATAATCTGAAGAAATACAAAGACTTGAAACGCAAGAAGTTGGATGATAATTATCACCCATTTTACAGTGCTCATAAAAAAAGTCAGTCGGCGGGGATTTTGACCCACAGCTCTCTGGACACTCAGGAGCACAACCTGGAGATGCTGAATTTACCCACAAGCTACCTACAGTCACTCAAGCCATTCAAGGCTCCGCCAAGTCCGGGGAATGAGGCTTATAGAGACGATATTATTTATGTCCGAAAGCTTGAAATAGAGGAGCGCAACCTCaagcagcaggaggagatcaaTAGACGGGTCCAGGAGAATTTTGACCTGGCCAAACGCGGTCTCAAGCAGTTGGACAAGGGCGACATTGGCGAATTTTTGGATGCCATAAAACGGGATATCATCGATAAGAAAGACTAA